One Prinia subflava isolate CZ2003 ecotype Zambia chromosome 8, Cam_Psub_1.2, whole genome shotgun sequence DNA window includes the following coding sequences:
- the FSTL3 gene encoding follistatin-related protein 3, translating to MPLRLALCLLALCSPAAAHGGICWLQQGKEAKCTMILKTGVTWEECCANGNVDVAWSNYTYPGNKISLLGFLGLVTCHPCKESCEGVVCGPDKVCKMKHGRPQCACAPDCSSLPRKLQVCGSDGYTYRDECDLLTAKCRDHPDLEVMYQGKCKKSCSSVVCPGTHTCVVDQTGSAHCVMCRTAPCPEPTSLDHALCGNNNVTYPSACHLRRATCHRGRSIGVRHYGSCSAAPKFSAETDSVEENYV from the exons GTGGAATCTGCTGGCTGCAACAGGGGAAGGAGGCCAAGTGCACCATGATCCTGAAGACAGGCGTGACGTGGGAGGAATGCTGTGCCAACGGCAACGTGGACGTGGCCTGGTCTAACTACACCTACCCAGGCAACAAAATCAGCCTGCTGGGCTTCCTGGGGCTGGTGACCTGCCACCCCTGCAAAG agAGCTGCGAGGGGGTGGTGTGCGGCCCCGACAAGGTCTGCAAGATGAAGCACGGGCGTCCCCAGTGTGCCTGCGCCCCCgactgctccagcctgccccGCAAGCTGCAGGTCTGTGGCTCTGATGGCTACACCTACCGGGACGAGTGTGACCTGCTGACGGCCAAGTGCAGAGACCACCCCGACCTCGAAGTGATGTACCAGGGCAAGTGCAAAA AGTCCTGCTCCAGCGTGGTGTGTCCTGGCACCCACACCTGCGTGGTGGACCAGACAGGCAGCGCCCACTGCGTGATGTGCCGGACtgccccctgccctgagcccaccAGCCTGGACCACGCCCTCTGCGGCAACAACAACGTCACCTACCCCTCTGCGTGCCACCTGCGGCGAGCCACCTGCCACCGCGGCCGCTCCATCGGCGTGCGCCACTACGGGAGCTGCTCAG ctgctcccaaaTTCTCCGCAGAGACGGACAGCGTGGAGGAGAACTATGTGTGA
- the PRSS57 gene encoding serine protease 57, which yields MRRDVGTAPVLPPPSRTAPSAGRAPPLPPPIIRPRGAQGFRLLLGVPGEANDHLHPPGTQGSQIIGGKAAAPHSRPFIASIQMDGQHVCGGFLVWPKWVMTAAHCLIPRRSPSVRVVLGAHRLQEPEESQQIFSVAESIAHPLYNPRAVDNDIRLLRLNRSATLNEYVKRIRLPSPRIDLRPGTVCYVAGWGDTSNFGDQPSELMETNTTIVKRSLCRTLWRGKVSANMLCGASRNATLQGVCAGDSGGPLVFKNKVYGIVSFSGQRCGDRRFPDIYTKISNYIGWVHRTVRGFRRRKGWLKP from the exons atGCGCAGGGATGTCGGGACCGCGCCGGTGCTCCCGCCTCCCTCCCGCACAGCTCCGTCTGCCGGGCGCGCCCCGCCACTGCCGCCGCCCATCATCCGGCCTCGGGGCGCGCAGGGCTTTCGGCTGCTCCTGGGGGTCCCAG gggaaGCCAATGACCACCTGCACCCACCAGGCACCCAGGGGAGCCAGATCATtgggggaaaggcagcagcaccccaTTCCCGGCCCTTCATCGCCTCCATCCAGATGGACGGGCAGCACGTCTGCGGGGGCTTCCTGGTGTGGCCCAAGTGGGTGATGACAGCTGCCCACTGCCTCATTCCCAG GCGCAGCCCCTCGGTGCGCGTGGTGCTGGGAGCCCACCGGCTGCAGGAGCCCGAGGAGTCCCAGCAGATCTTCAGCGTGGCCGAGTCCATTGCACACCCGCTCTATAATCCCCGCGCTGTGGACAACGACATCCGCCTGCTCCGG CTGAACAGGTCGGCCACGCTGAACGAGTACGTGAAGAGGATCCGCCTGCCCTCGCCGCGCATCGACCTCAGGCCCGGCACCGTCTGCTACGTGGCGGGCTGGGGGGACACCTCCAACTTTGGAGACCAGCCCAGCGAGCTGATGGAGACCAACACCACCATCGTCAAGAGGAGCCTGTGCCGGACGCTGTGGAGGGGCAAGGTCTCAGCCAACATGCTGTGCGGGGCCAGCCGCAACGCCACGCTGCAGGGCGTCTGTGCC GGCGACTCTGGGGGACCCTTGGTCTTCAAGAACAAGGTTTATGGCATCGTCTCCTTCTCGGGGCAGAGATGTGGGGATCGACGGTTCCCCGACATCTACACCAAGATCTCCAACTACATTGGCTGGGTGCATCGCACCGTGCGGGGGTTCCGCCGTCGGAAGGGGTGGTTGAAGCCCTAG